A single Triticum dicoccoides isolate Atlit2015 ecotype Zavitan chromosome 2A, WEW_v2.0, whole genome shotgun sequence DNA region contains:
- the LOC119354800 gene encoding CASP-like protein 2A1, whose translation MSKMADEKVISAPATGGGEDGLIAGDLSAAEARVRPLETLLRAAPLGLCVAAMAVMLRDTQTNEYGTVSYSDLGGFKYLVYANGLCAAYSLVSAFYTAVPRPATLSRSWIVFLLDQVFTYLILAAGAASAELLYLAYNGDKEVTWSEACGVFGGFCRQARTSVAITFGSVVCYILLSLISSYRLFSAYDAPMPSLGNKGVEIAAFPR comes from the exons ATGTCGAAGATGGCGGACGAGAAGGTGATTTCGGCGCCGGCGACCGGCGGAGGGGAGGACGGGCTGATCGCAGGGGACCTGTCAGCCGCGGAGGCGCGGGTCCGTCCGTTGGAGACGCTGCTGCGCGCCGCGCCTCTGGGGCTCTGCGTCGCCGCCATGGCCGTTATGCTCCGTGACACGCAGACCAACGAGTACGGCACCGTCTCCTACTCCGACCTCGGCGGATTCAA GTACCTGGTTTATGCCAACGGGCTGTGCGCGGCCTACTCCCTGGTATCCGCGTTCTACACTGCCGTGCCGCGGCCGGCGACGCTGTCCCGCTCCTGGATTGTCTTCCTCCTAGACCAG GTGTTCACGTACCTGATCCTGGCGGCCGGCGCGGCGTCGGCAGAGCTGCTCTACCTGGCGTACAACGGCGACAAGGAGGTGACGTGGAGCGAGGCGTGCGGCGTGTTCGGCGGCTTCTGCAGGCAGGCCCGAACGTCGGTGGCCATCACCTTCGGCTCCGTCGTCTGCTACATCCTCCTCTCCCTCATCTCGTCCTACCGCCTCTTCAGCGCCTACGACGCACCCATGCCCTCGCTCGGCAACAAGGGCGTCGAGATCGCTGCCTTCCCGCGCTGA